A region of Nostoc sp. 'Peltigera membranacea cyanobiont' N6 DNA encodes the following proteins:
- the gshA gene encoding glutamate--cysteine ligase, with protein MVLLKGFEIEMYTGTPQGEIVGLSDKIVAALDGFMREPDSRNVEYITQPSHNYDNLLCALLRPRRELRSYLNRLGDYTLIPGSTLSLGGGDRFQRSDPANTYHDYIENTYGTKVVTASVHINIGISDPEVLMRACRAIRMEAPLFLALSASSPFLDGKTTGYHSTRWGLFPQTPNHVPLFASHADHIQWVEDQLVAGTMQNVRHLWTSVRPNGDRRPYDLNRLELRICDLVTDPIALLAITALLEARLLQIIENPSIDPLTQSIFSGEELVTLTAENEAAAAAASLDAPLRHWEDGRTILARDWISEMYQDVWAIAKQQGFSCFLSPLHKILREGNEAQQWLQLHTVGFDTQRVVSQAILATQEREMELEDKLCSFLLT; from the coding sequence GTGGTCTTATTAAAAGGCTTTGAGATTGAGATGTATACTGGCACGCCTCAAGGTGAAATCGTCGGCCTCTCCGACAAAATTGTTGCAGCTTTGGATGGATTTATGCGGGAGCCAGATAGCCGCAACGTCGAATATATAACCCAACCATCCCATAATTACGATAATTTATTGTGTGCGTTGCTGCGTCCCCGGCGGGAGTTGCGAAGCTACCTGAATCGCTTGGGCGATTACACCTTGATACCGGGAAGTACTTTATCTTTAGGTGGGGGCGATCGCTTTCAACGTTCCGATCCAGCCAACACTTATCATGATTATATTGAGAACACCTACGGGACAAAAGTAGTCACCGCCAGCGTACATATTAATATAGGCATCAGCGATCCAGAAGTATTGATGCGGGCCTGTCGAGCGATTCGGATGGAAGCACCTCTATTTCTTGCCCTCAGCGCCTCATCTCCCTTCCTGGATGGTAAAACTACTGGCTATCACTCCACCCGATGGGGCTTATTTCCGCAAACGCCTAACCACGTGCCGTTATTTGCCAGCCACGCCGATCATATCCAGTGGGTGGAAGATCAACTCGTTGCGGGAACTATGCAAAACGTGCGGCATTTGTGGACATCAGTCCGGCCAAATGGCGATCGCCGTCCTTACGATCTAAATCGGCTAGAATTGCGAATTTGCGATTTAGTCACAGATCCCATTGCTTTGCTAGCCATTACAGCCTTATTAGAAGCGCGTTTGTTGCAAATAATCGAAAATCCCAGTATCGATCCCTTAACCCAAAGTATTTTCTCTGGTGAAGAACTTGTCACTCTAACTGCTGAAAACGAAGCGGCGGCGGCTGCTGCTAGTCTCGATGCTCCTTTGAGACATTGGGAAGATGGTAGAACCATTCTAGCCAGAGATTGGATTTCGGAAATGTACCAAGATGTTTGGGCGATCGCTAAACAACAAGGCTTTAGCTGTTTCCTTTCTCCATTGCACAAAATCCTTCGCGAAGGCAATGAAGCTCAACAGTGGTTGCAGTTACACACAGTCGGTTTTGACACCCAGCGCGTCGTCTCCCAAGCTATTCTCGCCACCCAAGAGCGCGAAATGGAACTCGAAGATAAATTGTGTTCGTTCCTGCTAACTTAA
- a CDS encoding DUF4384 domain-containing protein, producing MNIAGNNELLGETFTIRGAVKKEAGETKKPAPVQVIKSSDSGVAKLPIGTTINFQIQNNESSPLYVSILVIDAQGEMTVIFPNDWSASEDAALVEAKQKRVIPQADDGFKLTIGDPLGLSEALIVASTTPLRTSLKALQTIAKARGLENRNAPFALPDEVLDVTNSLLFDLDAGTRGGIKVEGIALPDGVRGIDTKKLAAMAIAFEVVAAASGL from the coding sequence ATGAATATTGCTGGCAATAACGAGTTACTTGGCGAAACTTTTACTATTCGCGGTGCTGTGAAGAAGGAAGCTGGAGAAACAAAAAAACCAGCGCCTGTACAAGTGATAAAATCCTCTGATTCTGGTGTTGCCAAATTACCAATTGGAACTACAATTAATTTCCAAATTCAAAATAACGAATCTAGCCCTCTCTACGTCAGCATTTTGGTGATTGATGCCCAAGGAGAAATGACAGTGATTTTTCCCAATGATTGGTCAGCCTCAGAAGATGCGGCATTAGTAGAAGCTAAACAAAAACGGGTCATTCCTCAAGCTGATGATGGGTTTAAACTCACCATTGGCGACCCTTTAGGATTATCAGAAGCACTGATTGTTGCTAGTACAACACCTTTACGAACTTCTCTTAAAGCATTGCAAACAATTGCTAAAGCAAGAGGACTAGAAAATCGCAACGCCCCATTTGCTCTCCCTGATGAAGTGTTAGATGTTACTAATAGTTTGCTCTTTGACTTGGATGCAGGGACTCGTGGCGGGATTAAGGTTGAAGGGATCGCTCTCCCCGATGGAGTTCGGGGTATTGATACCAAAAAACTGGCAGCAATGGCGATCGCATTTGAGGTGGTTGCTGCTGCTAGTGGGCTTTAG
- a CDS encoding transposase domain-containing protein, which yields MFKNLIHGFASLRIPELIRFKTPTSSSITEARQRTGASVMTRLFEMVAKPLATPLTPGAFLGGLRIMAVDGTVFDIPETQENARVFGYPGSRPGTLLYTLFNVSKC from the coding sequence GTGTTCAAAAATCTGATTCATGGTTTCGCCAGTTTACGAATACCGGAATTAATACGTTTTAAAACACCAACTTCTTCATCAATTACCGAAGCACGGCAACGAACCGGAGCATCTGTAATGACACGTTTGTTTGAGATGGTTGCAAAGCCATTAGCAACGCCTTTAACGCCAGGTGCTTTTTTGGGAGGATTGAGAATAATGGCTGTAGATGGGACAGTTTTTGATATACCTGAGACTCAAGAAAATGCAAGAGTATTTGGTTATCCTGGTTCTCGCCCTGGGACATTATTGTATACGTTGTTTAATGTTTCAAAGTGCTGA
- a CDS encoding CHAT domain-containing protein, with amino-acid sequence MNCIVYFLEVPKENPCTDIKTWRTDKAATELSQLILAPVKDKLSTKRLVIVADGALQYIPFAALADLTPQPSSVKGKEGKDKDKREQCDFVRSDKKSAIAKNYIRVLGDFIYK; translated from the coding sequence ATAAATTGCATAGTTTATTTTCTGGAAGTCCCTAAAGAAAACCCCTGTACAGATATCAAAACTTGGCGGACTGACAAAGCCGCTACCGAACTTAGCCAACTCATTCTCGCACCTGTAAAAGATAAATTAAGCACTAAACGCTTAGTTATTGTTGCGGATGGAGCTTTACAATACATTCCCTTTGCAGCGTTGGCTGATCTAACCCCCCAACCTTCTTCTGTGAAAGGAAAAGAGGGGAAAGATAAAGATAAACGGGAGCAATGCGATTTTGTGAGGTCGGACAAAAAAAGTGCGATCGCTAAAAATTATATTCGAGTATTGGGTGATTTTATTTACAAATAA
- a CDS encoding glycoside hydrolase family 13 protein, with the protein MQIKTPDWVKHAIFYQIFPDRFARSKQPRKRLLREARWEDWDAIPTLQGYKGGDLWGIMEDLDYIQDLGINAIYFTPIFQSASNHRYHTHDYYQVDPMLGGNEAFKELLDAAHKRNIKVVLDGVFNHSSRGFFFFHDVLENGPHSPWVNWFKIEGWPLAPYNGEFPANYVGWVGNRALPEFNHDNPEVREYIMEIAEYWIKFGIDGWRLDVPFEIKTPGFWQEFRDRVKAVNPEAYIVGEVWGDSRQWLDGTQFDGVMNYLFAGPTIAFAAGDRVVLEQVQGRDYQPYPPLFAAEYATKIQEVLQLYPWEIQLTQLNLLASHDTARLMTIAGGDVASVELSTLLLLTFPGAPSIYYGDEVGLPGGIDPDSRRGFPLKAKWEREIFNTHRQLITLRQTYPALRTGDYQVLHAQGQVYIFARTLGTEELIVAINAGTSSATANADVVSLHTQPNKVLYGTAEVEWNSEGETHHLSLTLPARSGCIVGVGNS; encoded by the coding sequence ATGCAAATTAAAACACCAGACTGGGTAAAGCACGCTATTTTTTACCAAATCTTCCCAGATCGCTTTGCCAGAAGCAAACAACCGCGCAAACGGCTGTTGCGCGAAGCCCGTTGGGAAGATTGGGACGCTATACCTACACTCCAAGGTTATAAAGGCGGGGATTTATGGGGCATTATGGAGGATTTAGACTACATCCAAGATTTGGGGATTAACGCGATTTATTTCACACCGATCTTTCAATCCGCCAGTAATCACCGCTATCATACCCACGATTATTACCAAGTTGACCCGATGCTGGGGGGCAATGAGGCTTTTAAGGAATTGCTAGATGCGGCTCATAAACGGAATATCAAAGTCGTTCTAGATGGCGTGTTTAACCATTCCAGTCGTGGCTTTTTCTTCTTCCACGACGTTTTAGAAAATGGTCCCCATTCGCCTTGGGTAAATTGGTTCAAAATAGAAGGCTGGCCTCTAGCACCATATAATGGTGAATTTCCTGCAAACTACGTGGGTTGGGTGGGAAATCGCGCTTTACCAGAATTTAACCACGACAATCCAGAAGTGCGGGAATACATTATGGAAATTGCCGAATATTGGATTAAATTCGGCATCGACGGTTGGCGATTGGATGTACCATTTGAAATAAAAACTCCTGGTTTTTGGCAGGAATTCCGCGATCGCGTTAAGGCAGTCAATCCTGAAGCTTACATTGTGGGCGAAGTATGGGGAGATTCCCGCCAGTGGTTGGATGGAACGCAATTTGACGGCGTGATGAATTATCTATTTGCTGGGCCGACAATTGCCTTTGCAGCCGGCGATCGCGTAGTCTTAGAACAAGTCCAAGGCCGCGACTATCAACCCTATCCACCCTTATTTGCTGCCGAATACGCCACCAAAATTCAAGAAGTATTGCAACTTTACCCTTGGGAAATTCAGCTAACTCAACTCAATTTGTTAGCAAGTCACGATACAGCCCGATTGATGACCATTGCAGGCGGCGATGTAGCTAGTGTAGAGTTGTCCACTCTACTGCTACTCACCTTTCCCGGTGCGCCCAGTATCTACTATGGTGATGAAGTTGGTTTACCTGGTGGTATAGATCCCGACTCACGACGTGGCTTTCCTTTAAAGGCCAAGTGGGAGCGAGAAATTTTCAATACTCATCGTCAATTAATTACCCTTCGCCAAACTTACCCAGCCTTGCGTACAGGTGATTATCAAGTTCTCCATGCTCAAGGACAAGTTTATATATTTGCGCGAACATTGGGAACAGAAGAATTGATCGTTGCCATCAACGCTGGTACAAGTTCGGCAACAGCAAATGCAGATGTGGTTAGTTTGCATACTCAACCCAACAAGGTGTTATATGGTACTGCTGAAGTTGAGTGGAATAGTGAAGGAGAAACTCACCATTTGTCATTAACTCTTCCCGCACGCAGTGGCTGCATTGTGGGAGTAGGGAATAGCTAA
- a CDS encoding DNA polymerase III subunit delta' has translation MINPFAPLVGQQQAIELLTQAVRQNRVAPAYLFVGPDGVGRSLAAKCFVELLFSSEMGVPAALQNRLRQGNHPALLWVQPDKGLKAKAKPVIRLEQIRQIIEFLSRPPLEAPRNVVVLEEAQTMAEAAANALLKTLEEPGQATLILIAPTPESVLPTLVSRCQRIPFYRLDAQSLAVVLTQTGHEGILQNQAVLSIAAGSAGSAIASYEQLQAIPPELLEDLKKAPASYRKALELAKKIDKDLDIEAQLWLVDYLQQFYWQRWHQPSIINQLEQSRKYLLSYAQPKLVWECLLLSMCQK, from the coding sequence ATTATTAACCCATTTGCACCACTTGTAGGACAACAGCAAGCCATAGAATTACTCACTCAGGCTGTCAGACAAAACCGGGTTGCTCCGGCGTATCTATTTGTGGGGCCAGATGGTGTAGGAAGAAGTTTAGCAGCGAAGTGCTTTGTGGAATTGCTATTTTCTAGTGAAATGGGAGTCCCTGCGGCTTTACAAAACCGTTTGCGTCAGGGGAACCATCCAGCTTTGTTGTGGGTGCAACCTGATAAAGGACTTAAAGCTAAGGCAAAACCTGTAATTCGGCTAGAGCAAATTCGGCAAATTATTGAGTTTCTAAGTCGCCCGCCCTTGGAAGCACCAAGAAATGTGGTGGTGTTGGAAGAAGCCCAAACAATGGCAGAAGCCGCAGCCAATGCTTTACTTAAAACCTTAGAAGAACCGGGACAGGCGACGTTAATTTTAATTGCACCTACACCTGAGTCTGTTTTGCCAACTTTAGTGTCACGCTGTCAACGCATTCCTTTTTATCGCTTAGATGCCCAGTCTTTGGCTGTTGTACTTACACAAACAGGTCATGAAGGAATTTTGCAAAATCAGGCAGTACTGAGTATAGCAGCTGGTAGTGCGGGAAGTGCGATCGCATCTTACGAGCAATTACAAGCTATTCCCCCTGAGTTACTCGAAGACTTGAAAAAAGCCCCTGCTTCATACCGCAAAGCCTTGGAGTTAGCTAAAAAAATTGATAAAGATTTAGATATAGAAGCCCAACTGTGGTTAGTTGATTATCTTCAGCAATTCTACTGGCAGCGCTGGCATCAACCCAGTATTATTAACCAGCTAGAACAATCTCGCAAATACTTGCTTAGTTACGCTCAACCCAAGCTAGTTTGGGAATGCCTGCTTTTATCTATGTGTCAAAAATAA